Proteins co-encoded in one Oreochromis aureus strain Israel breed Guangdong linkage group 3, ZZ_aureus, whole genome shotgun sequence genomic window:
- the alpk1 gene encoding alpha-protein kinase 1 isoform X2, giving the protein MDSREVGDLLDECLGAAKAAGRQSTGVSEADRLNYCSCRDLLCAELASLLQEAMDMKWPFAPEKWQYKQSVSTTDKTNLNDLISKHLSQLLDLLKASIRAEEAHCALAVVFLVDRYLYWTDDSSRLLKIAKLLHRRYPETPIAPQLVIRQARVYFNSGKLQKAEYILSSLINNSGTTGRWIYHSESDRVLVQAVSVQVRGTILQKLGLWLEAAELIWASLVGYYSLPQPDKKTTQGTCLLSYSFSVECPDSQRQSFLQQAQEAFTIGLLTRAEGDLVTSKQELHTVLKAAYSLTVTHKWLGTPLEVVAQAVQACQNALSSFYSYCHAGTQDKDSLCTEIMHLVTQVKLLLRVEPFLNSDKGSFIPDSYRNVKDTSVNFTLAGFAKIMRRFQKYHKSLCETTNTHCRDAKDELEMDRGRPCITALWTTTGTLNTEAQGGSHSSSVHMPQKPESTDILDSSWQEVSLKSSGSPRPSSSYTGSSAIGHREGATNQSCLPTEVDEERSDDKSRSPDENKKRNLQGCNSGVNSALPATSSSNISSDSENLEMIKAEIETLTSEEDVVSDAREAVAEGVVQSLSQLSITSSCSLGDSFGSQSSWEKLSADLNSSTYRNPQPSSISKAGTCQNSDSPDSDGSFFICETVDFETNDSPSDHMSKNQKIRALSKPQPIKSPKVYQNVETEVQPATNSTLAMQNNPSQAVTELLPVTETSTKSSFGVLEVNQSCCQQTAVQNVPQKKNSMCYSCLDPSTVADAVPMKPFLLSQRDYQALLAGICNDCLLKRLHNDEKKFKLEQYKSAHSALHLKFSKATGLWTGLETCVYIGDSMGEKGAQRTTIWVQFLHQEERLSNYVGKDYLKPKQIQFPLKDVERQMTAQYYVTEFNKSLYDKEVMAQIFFIPSEALLILDGDEIVGCVTVEPYMLGDFVKLTNNTEKKEKMFLATEYGLAFGHFTYLFSGGQEVVVDLQGWVTANGKGLTYLTDPQIHSTRIPKGPSNFAARGLSLFLKYQHGPECNQICHLLKLPPLDPNSNVSPQKL; this is encoded by the exons ATGGACAGTCGAGAGGTGGGAGATTTACTGGACGAGTGCCTCGGGGCAGCAAAAGCAGCAGGTCGCCAGTCCACCGGGGTGTCTGAGGCAGATCGGCTAAACTACTGCAGCTGCAGAG ACTTGCTGTGTGCCGAACTGGCCTCCCTCCTGCAGGAAGCCATGGACATGAAATGGCCTTTTGCACCAGAGAAGTGGCAGTATAAGCAGTCTGTCAGCACCACTGACAAAACCAACCTCAATGACCTCATCAGCAAGCACTTGTCTCAACTACTg GATCTCCTGAAGGCCTCCATCAGGGCTGAGGAGGCACATTGTGCACTGGCAGTTGTCTTCTTAGTGGACCGCTACCTCTACTGGACTGATGATTCAAGCCGCCTGCTGAAGATTGCCAAGCTTCTCCACAGACGCTACCCCGAGACCCCCATAGCCCCCCAGCTGGTCATACGGCAGGCCAGGGTCTATTTTAACTCGG GAAAACTGCAGAAGGCAGAGTACATCCTGAGCAGCCTGATTAACAACAGCGGGACGACAG GTCGTTGGATATACCACTCTGAAAGTGACCGGGTGCTCGTGCAGGCTGTGAGTGTTCAAGTGCGTGGCACAATTTTGCAAAAGCTGG gCCTGTGGTTAGAGGCTGCAGAGCTAATATGGGCTTCCTTGGTTGGGTACTACTCGCTTCCTCAACCTGACAAAAAG acaaCCCAAGGTACCTGCTTGCTATCATACAGTTTCTCTGTGGAGTGCCCAGATTCTCAAAgacaatcatttctccagcagGCTCAAGAAGCATTTACAATTGGCCTTCTAACCAGAGCAGAGGGTGATCTGGTAACCAGCAAGCAGGAGCTTCATACCGTTCTCAAGGCTGCCTATTCCCTCACTGTCACTCACAAGTGGCTTGGAACTCCTTTGGAGGTTGTAGCACAGGCAGTTCAAGCTTGTCAAAATGCTTTATCTAGTTTTTACAGTTACTGCCACGCAGGTACCCAAGACAAAGACAGCCTGTGCACTGAGATCATGCACCTGGTCACCCAAGTCAAGCTGCTGCTCCGAGTGGAGCCTTTCCTTAATTCAGACAAGGGGTCTTTTATCCCTGATAGCTacagaaatgtcaaagacaCCTCTGTAAATTTTACTCTTGCAGGTTTCGCTAAGATAATGAGGAGGTTCCAAAAGTATCACAAGTCACTGTGTGAGACCACTAACACACACTGTAGGGATGCTAAAGATGAGCTAGAGATGGACAGAGGAAGGCCGTGTATAACAGCTCTTTGGACAACCACTGGCACACTCAACACAGAGGCTCAGGGAGGCTCACATTCATCCAGTGTGCATATGCCTCAAAAGCCTGAAAGCACAGATATCCTTGACTCATCATGGCAGGAAGTGTCCTTAAAAAGTTCAGGCTCTCCTCGGCCCAGCAGCAGTTATACAGGAAGCAGTGCTATTGGACATAGAGAGGGAGCGACCAATCAGAGCTGTCTACCCACAGAAGTTGATGAAGAAAGGTCAGACGACAAGTCACGGTCTCCTGATGAAAACAAGAAGCGAAACTTACAGGGTTGTAACTCTGGTGTCAATTCTGCACTACCTGCCACTTCCTCCTCCAACATAAGCAGTGATTCAGAAAACCTTGAGATGATAAAAGCTGAAATAGAAACGCTGACCTCTGAAGAGGACGTGGTGTCTGATGCTCGTGAGGCAGTAGCTGAAGGAGTAGTGCAGTCCTTATCCCAGCTATCTATAACATCCTCTTGCTCCCTTGGGGACAGTTTCGGTTCCCAGTCATCATGGGAAAAACTTTCAGCTGATCTGAATTCTTCCACATACAGGAACCCACAACCAAGTAGTATTTCCAAAGCAGGAACTTGCCAAAACAGTGATTCACCAGATTCAGATGGGAGCTTCTTCATTTGTGAAACGGTCGATTTTGAAACAAATGATTCCCCTTCTGATCACATGAGCAAAAACCAGAAAATACGTGCTTTATCAAAACCACAACCGATCAAAAGCCCTAAAGTTTACCAAAATGTGGAAACTGAAGTACAACCTGCAACAAACAGCACTTTAGCAATGCAAAATAATCCATCTCAAGCTGTCACAGAACTGTTACCTGTCACTGAAACCTCTACAAAGAGTTCGTTTGGAGTCCTGGAGGTGAACCAGAGTTGTTGTCAACAAACTGCAGTGCAGAATGTGCCCCAGAAGAAGAACTCCATGTGCTACAGCTGCCTAGACCCAAGCACTGTAGCTGATGCTGTTCCTATGAAACCATTCTTGTTGTCACAACGGGATTACCAAGCTCTTCTGGCTGGCATTTGCAATGATTGTCTGCTGAAGAGGTTGCACAATGATGAGAAAAAATTCAAGTTGGAGCAGTACAAAAGTGCCCACA GTGCTCTCCATTTAAAGTTCTCCAAGGCCACTGGACTGTGGACAGGATTGGAAACTTGTGTTTATATTGGCGACTCAATGGGGGAGAAGGGCGCGCAGAGAACAACAATATGGGTGCAGTTTTTACACCAGGAGGAGCGGCTAAGCAA TTATGTGGGGAAAGATTACTTGAAGCCAAAGCAGATCCAGTTTCCCCTGAAAGATGTGGAGCGACAGATGACAGCCCAGTACTATGTGACTGAATTCAACAAAAGTCTCTACGACAAAGAAGTTATGGCTCAGATCTTCTTTATTCCGTCAGAAGCACTGTTG ATTCTGGATGGAGATGAGATTGTGGGCTGTGTAACCGTGGAGCCCTACATGCTTGGAGACTTTGTCAAACTGACCAACAACACTGAAAAGAAGGAGAAGATGTTCCTTGCTACAGAATATGGCCTCGCATTTGGACACTTCACCTACCTGTTCTCTGGTGGCCAGGAAGTCGTTGTAGATTTACAAG GATGGGTGACAGCCAACGGCAAAGGACTGACCTACCTCACTGACCCACAGATTCACTCCACCAGGATCCCTAAGGGTCCTTCTAACTTTGCTGCCAGAGGGCTCAGTTTGTTCCTGAAATATCAACATGGACCTGAGTGCAATCAGATTTGCCACCTCCTCAAACTACCTCCACTGGACCCAAACTCAAACGTTTCTCCTCAAAAACTTTGA